From one Eucalyptus grandis isolate ANBG69807.140 chromosome 9, ASM1654582v1, whole genome shotgun sequence genomic stretch:
- the LOC104419169 gene encoding putative ankyrin repeat protein RF_0381 yields the protein MPPTFLPLRWANTRDQWWCASPIECAAASGHYELVRELLHIDPNHLIELTSLRRIRRLEALWEEAGDAGRFRGIAEHRSRVARQLLQECDSKNRDSLVKGRYGIGGWLMYTAASAGDLGFVRELLERDPSLVLGEGEYGVTDILYAASRSGSLEVFRMVLDFTVSPRAFLSVTKIAGQGGVASVYKWEVMNRAVHAAARGGNLEILKELVAGDGRSDVLAYRDAHGSTLLHSAAGKGHVQVVEYLMKAFDMIDSTDHRGNLALHMAAYKGQLPTIQALISSSPSSVLSTNKNGETLLHMAISGLQAPDFRRLDVQIETMKKFLSGEVFDVEDIINAKNNDGRTALHSAIIGNVHPKLVEILIAARGIDVNVPDEDGMSPLDWLKRRPRSASSDILIRKLVLAGGRMLGIQELSAREALPLEIKTHGNGTTSPGTTFRIADNEIFLHAGVWDTSDADGYRNSAGVNSCSFDSTDRNSSSCISERPGSASNISRRLKRFMWPAVRANKHDPGICNK from the exons ATGCCTCCCACGTTCTTGCCTCTCCGGTGGGCGAACACCCGAGACCAGTGGTGGTGCGCCTCCCCTATAGAATGCGCAGCCGCCAGCGGCCACTACGAGCTCGTCCGCGAGCTCCTCCACATCGACCCCAACCACCTCATCGAGCTCACCTCCCTCCGCCGCATCCGCCGCCTCGAGGCCCTCTGGGAGGAGGCGGGCGACGCCGGGCGCTTCCGCGGCATCGCCGAGCACCGCTCCCGGGTGGCCCGGCAGCTCCTGCAGGAGTGCGATTCGAAGAACAGAGATTCCCTCGTCAAGGGTCGGTACGGTATCGGTGGGTGGCTCATGTACACTGCCGCGTCGGCAGGGGACTTGGGTTTCGTCCGAGAACTGCTGGAGAGAGACCCGTCTCTTGTTCTGGGAGAGGGCGAATACGGCGTGACCGACATTCTCTACGCCGCTTCCAGGAGCGGGAGCCTTGAAGTCTTCAGGATGGTGCTTGATTTCACGGTGTCTCCGAGGGCGTTTTTGTCGGTGACGAAGATTGCAGGGCAGGGAGGTGTTGCTTCCGTGTACAAATGGGAGGTGATGAACAGAGCAGTGCATGCTGCTGCCAGAGGAGGCAATCTGGAGATCCTGAAGGAGCTCGTCGCGGGTGACGGCCGCTCTGATGTTCTGGCCTATAGAGATGCTCATGGCTCCACTCTCTTGCACTCTGCCGCCGGCAAAGGACATGTCCAG GTGGTTGAGTATCTCATGAAAGCCTTCGACATGATTGACTCGACCGACCATCGAGGCAACTTGGCGTTGCACATGGCTGCTTACAAGGGTCAGTTACCCACCATTCAGGCactaatttcttcttctccgtCTTCTGTCCTGTCGACGAACAAAAATGGAGAGACTCTCCTCCACATGGCTATTTCCGGTCTCCAAGCTCCGGATTTCCGAAGACTGGATGTCCAGATCGAGACAATGAAGAAATTCTTGAGCGGGGAAGTCTTCGATGTGGAAGACATAATCAATGCGAAGAATAACGATGGCCGGACCGCTCTTCACTCGGCAATCATTGGTAACGTGCATCCTAAACTAGTGGAGATCTTGATCGCAGCACGAGGAATCGACGTGAACGTTCCTGATGAGGACGGGATGTCCCCACTCGATTGGCTCAAACGGCGACCTCGCTCCGCATCATCAGACATATTAATAAGGAAGTTAGTTTTGGCCGGAGGCCGAATGCTCGGGATTCAGGAACTTTCTGCCAGAGAAGCCTTGCCTTTGGAGATAAAGACGCATGGTAACGGAACTACTAGTCCCGGAACAACTTTTCGAATAGCCGATAACGAAATTTTCTTGCACGCCGGAGTTTGGGACACGTCAGATGCGGACGGCTATCGGAATAGCGCAGGAGTCAACTCTTGCTCGTTCGACTCGACCGACAGAAACAGCAGTTCGTGCATCAGCGAGAGACCCGGTTCCGCGAGTAACATTTCGAGGCGACTTAAGAGGTTCATGTGGCCAGCGGTACGAGCAAACAAGCATGACCCAGGAATCTGCAACAAGTAA